In the Gossypium arboreum isolate Shixiya-1 chromosome 10, ASM2569848v2, whole genome shotgun sequence genome, one interval contains:
- the LOC108489018 gene encoding uncharacterized protein LOC108489018 isoform X2, whose product MFFPPPSPGLLQSKHAQARGKNGLYEEDDVAPSELILNEKQQEQQNPSHLSNIRSHRYPGSRRAFQAVENIIHGSNGHLSSSTSVSIEAPKGCLKFLLSHCSYSSSPAATGTGSTRKTALNRRCHTRTPKSARVSRLPRSKPFCFTKENSSSASVSNKLNRVKSSKSSKSSTSETPAVFNPVVESHYEESEELRFTPMAASKIASYSALDHLAAGNGNLKNRLVDDEKSNTSSSKSKTPPLQASFSPEIQCTATMATSATTPACYVSGHLISGVTDKRKCRARGVLAVVRSRPNNEKSNTSSSDTKTPPLQASFSPEIQSTAMAATPACYGAGHLLSGVSDKRKCRARGVLAVAQAGPIDDGILSNGSNDASFEEDCDAGLDNKFSASMLPSPVEASMHWLLSPCHEKDHDKDDNQHSASSHGFLEEHKTRLSPSSPLLDLGVSFDWCNFSNDTSDATNSGTGKSQRSTNSLLISTQGPRFGLSLDCSSSPNVTPYSGLIPPKEEEKHGYNIDGRNSPLSADTLGSENVMQTPKSDSSLERPVMLSCSRLKDHKRPHHLHSEILSITEDLRMASLSPESHLSIWDTNSSSIKFDRLSTPSDSMDLSRFQKILDDRYLWNSNSTFDDVSQSELRISWREGLASRIFEMDEFDSCRCLSDEEEDLNVDAGNVPTIKDGDENKEKLHSPLQCSYAESIATDGGGLAQSTDSDWNLCYKNNLFQV is encoded by the exons ATGTTCTTCCCTCCTCCCTCGCCTGGGTTGCTTCAG TCAAAGCATGCTCAAGCAAGAGGGAAAAATGGTCTTTACGAGGAAGATGATGTTGCTCCATCTGAGCTGATATTGAATGAGAAACAACAAGAACAACAAAATCCTTCGCATTTGTCTAATATCCGTTCACATCGGTATCCT GGTTCTAGAAGAGCTTTTCAAGCTGTTGAAAACATCATCCATGGCAGCAACGGTCATCTTTCGTCTTCTACTTCTGTTTCCATTGAAGCACCAAAGGGTTGTCTCAAGTTCTTGCTCTCCCACTGTTCTTATTCTTCTTCCCCTGCTGCTACTGGTACTGGTAGTACTCGTAAAACCGCTTTGAATCGCCGTTGTCACACTAGAACCCCTAAATCTGCTCGCGTTTCACGTCTCCCTCGATCCAAACCCTTCTGTTTCACGAAGGAAAATTCTTCGTCTGCATCTGTTTCCAACAAACTGAACCGAGTTAAGAGTTCCAAATCTTCCAAATCATCTACTTCGGAGACGCCTGCTGTTTTCAATCCTGTGGTTGAGTCGCATTATGAGGAGTCCGAGGAGCTTCGGTTCACTCCCATGGCTGCTAGTAAGATTGCAAGTTATTCTGCATTGGATCATCTAGCTGCTGGTAATGGTAATTTGAAGAATAGGCTCGTCGATGATGAGAAATCGAACACTAGCTCGAGTAAAAGTAAAACACCACCGCTGCAGGCTTCGTTTTCTCCAGAGATCCAGTGTACTGCAACAATGGCAACCTCGGCAACCACGCCTGCCTGTTACGTTTCTGGTCATCTCATTTCCGGGGTTACAGATAAGAGAAAATGCAGGGCTAGAGGTGTGCTTGCTGTAGTTCGATCAAGACCGAATAATGAAAAATCGAACACCAGCTCTAGTGACACTAAAACACCACCCCTGCAAGCTTCATTTTCTCCTGAGATCCAGTCTACCGCAATGGCAGCCACTCCTGCTTGTTATGGTGCAGGTCATCTCCTTTCCGGGGTTTCTGATAAGAGAAAATGTAGGGCTAGAGGTGTACTTGCTGTAGCTCAAGCCGGACCGATTGATGATGGTATCTTAAGCAATGGTTCTAACGATGCCAGCTTTGAAGAAGATTGCGATGCTGGACTCGATAACAAGTTCAGTGCTTCAATGTTGCCTTCACCTGTTGAGGCTTCAATGCATTGGCTTTTGTCTCCTTGTCATGAAAAGGATCACGACAAGGATGACAACCAGCATTCTGCTTCTTCACATGGCTTTCTCGAAGAACATAAGACACGTCTTTCTCCTTCATCGCCGTTATTAGATCTTGGTGTTTCTTTTGACTGGTGTAACTTCAGCAATGACACAAGTGATGCTACTAATAGCGGCACCGGAAAGAGCCAAAGGAGCACAAACAGTCTGCTTATTTCAACTCAAGGCCCTCGGTTTGGATTAAGTTTGGATTGTTCATCTTCTCCAAATGTCACACCTTATTCCGGACTGATTCCcccgaaagaagaggaaaaacaCGGCTACAATATTGATGGACGAAACTCTCCATTGTCTGCAGATACATTAGGGAGTGAAAATGTTATGCAAACCCCAAAATCGGATTCAAGCTTGGAAAGACCTGTTATGTTGTCATGTTCAAGATTAAAGGATCACAAGAGACCTCATCACCTTCATTCTGAGATACTCTCAATAACCGAAGATCTCCGAATGGCGAGCTTGTCACCGGAGAGCCATTTATCGATATGGGATACTAATAGTTCGAGTATTAAGTTTGATCGCTTGTCTACACCTTCCGATTCTATGGATCTTTCTCGGTTTCAGAAAATTTTGGATGATCGATATTTGTGGAATTCGAATTCTACATTTGACGATGTGTCACAATCCGAATTGAGAATATCTTGGAGGGAAGGATTAGCAAGTCGGATTTTCGAGATGGATGAGTTCGATAGCTGCAGATGCCTATCTGATGAAGAGGAAGACTTGAATGTTGATGCTGGAAATGTTCCAACTATAAAAGATGgcgatgaaaacaaagaaaagcttCATTCTCCATTACAATGTTCATATGCAGAGTCCATTGCAACCGATGGAGGCGGTTTGGCTCAGTCCACCGATTCCGATTGGAACCTTTGCTACAAGAACAATTTATTTCAAGTATAG
- the LOC108489018 gene encoding uncharacterized protein LOC108489018 isoform X1 has product MFFPPPSPGLLQSKHAQARGKNGLYEEDDVAPSELILNEKQQEQQNPSHLSNIRSHRYPQGSRRAFQAVENIIHGSNGHLSSSTSVSIEAPKGCLKFLLSHCSYSSSPAATGTGSTRKTALNRRCHTRTPKSARVSRLPRSKPFCFTKENSSSASVSNKLNRVKSSKSSKSSTSETPAVFNPVVESHYEESEELRFTPMAASKIASYSALDHLAAGNGNLKNRLVDDEKSNTSSSKSKTPPLQASFSPEIQCTATMATSATTPACYVSGHLISGVTDKRKCRARGVLAVVRSRPNNEKSNTSSSDTKTPPLQASFSPEIQSTAMAATPACYGAGHLLSGVSDKRKCRARGVLAVAQAGPIDDGILSNGSNDASFEEDCDAGLDNKFSASMLPSPVEASMHWLLSPCHEKDHDKDDNQHSASSHGFLEEHKTRLSPSSPLLDLGVSFDWCNFSNDTSDATNSGTGKSQRSTNSLLISTQGPRFGLSLDCSSSPNVTPYSGLIPPKEEEKHGYNIDGRNSPLSADTLGSENVMQTPKSDSSLERPVMLSCSRLKDHKRPHHLHSEILSITEDLRMASLSPESHLSIWDTNSSSIKFDRLSTPSDSMDLSRFQKILDDRYLWNSNSTFDDVSQSELRISWREGLASRIFEMDEFDSCRCLSDEEEDLNVDAGNVPTIKDGDENKEKLHSPLQCSYAESIATDGGGLAQSTDSDWNLCYKNNLFQV; this is encoded by the exons ATGTTCTTCCCTCCTCCCTCGCCTGGGTTGCTTCAG TCAAAGCATGCTCAAGCAAGAGGGAAAAATGGTCTTTACGAGGAAGATGATGTTGCTCCATCTGAGCTGATATTGAATGAGAAACAACAAGAACAACAAAATCCTTCGCATTTGTCTAATATCCGTTCACATCGGTATCCT CAGGGTTCTAGAAGAGCTTTTCAAGCTGTTGAAAACATCATCCATGGCAGCAACGGTCATCTTTCGTCTTCTACTTCTGTTTCCATTGAAGCACCAAAGGGTTGTCTCAAGTTCTTGCTCTCCCACTGTTCTTATTCTTCTTCCCCTGCTGCTACTGGTACTGGTAGTACTCGTAAAACCGCTTTGAATCGCCGTTGTCACACTAGAACCCCTAAATCTGCTCGCGTTTCACGTCTCCCTCGATCCAAACCCTTCTGTTTCACGAAGGAAAATTCTTCGTCTGCATCTGTTTCCAACAAACTGAACCGAGTTAAGAGTTCCAAATCTTCCAAATCATCTACTTCGGAGACGCCTGCTGTTTTCAATCCTGTGGTTGAGTCGCATTATGAGGAGTCCGAGGAGCTTCGGTTCACTCCCATGGCTGCTAGTAAGATTGCAAGTTATTCTGCATTGGATCATCTAGCTGCTGGTAATGGTAATTTGAAGAATAGGCTCGTCGATGATGAGAAATCGAACACTAGCTCGAGTAAAAGTAAAACACCACCGCTGCAGGCTTCGTTTTCTCCAGAGATCCAGTGTACTGCAACAATGGCAACCTCGGCAACCACGCCTGCCTGTTACGTTTCTGGTCATCTCATTTCCGGGGTTACAGATAAGAGAAAATGCAGGGCTAGAGGTGTGCTTGCTGTAGTTCGATCAAGACCGAATAATGAAAAATCGAACACCAGCTCTAGTGACACTAAAACACCACCCCTGCAAGCTTCATTTTCTCCTGAGATCCAGTCTACCGCAATGGCAGCCACTCCTGCTTGTTATGGTGCAGGTCATCTCCTTTCCGGGGTTTCTGATAAGAGAAAATGTAGGGCTAGAGGTGTACTTGCTGTAGCTCAAGCCGGACCGATTGATGATGGTATCTTAAGCAATGGTTCTAACGATGCCAGCTTTGAAGAAGATTGCGATGCTGGACTCGATAACAAGTTCAGTGCTTCAATGTTGCCTTCACCTGTTGAGGCTTCAATGCATTGGCTTTTGTCTCCTTGTCATGAAAAGGATCACGACAAGGATGACAACCAGCATTCTGCTTCTTCACATGGCTTTCTCGAAGAACATAAGACACGTCTTTCTCCTTCATCGCCGTTATTAGATCTTGGTGTTTCTTTTGACTGGTGTAACTTCAGCAATGACACAAGTGATGCTACTAATAGCGGCACCGGAAAGAGCCAAAGGAGCACAAACAGTCTGCTTATTTCAACTCAAGGCCCTCGGTTTGGATTAAGTTTGGATTGTTCATCTTCTCCAAATGTCACACCTTATTCCGGACTGATTCCcccgaaagaagaggaaaaacaCGGCTACAATATTGATGGACGAAACTCTCCATTGTCTGCAGATACATTAGGGAGTGAAAATGTTATGCAAACCCCAAAATCGGATTCAAGCTTGGAAAGACCTGTTATGTTGTCATGTTCAAGATTAAAGGATCACAAGAGACCTCATCACCTTCATTCTGAGATACTCTCAATAACCGAAGATCTCCGAATGGCGAGCTTGTCACCGGAGAGCCATTTATCGATATGGGATACTAATAGTTCGAGTATTAAGTTTGATCGCTTGTCTACACCTTCCGATTCTATGGATCTTTCTCGGTTTCAGAAAATTTTGGATGATCGATATTTGTGGAATTCGAATTCTACATTTGACGATGTGTCACAATCCGAATTGAGAATATCTTGGAGGGAAGGATTAGCAAGTCGGATTTTCGAGATGGATGAGTTCGATAGCTGCAGATGCCTATCTGATGAAGAGGAAGACTTGAATGTTGATGCTGGAAATGTTCCAACTATAAAAGATGgcgatgaaaacaaagaaaagcttCATTCTCCATTACAATGTTCATATGCAGAGTCCATTGCAACCGATGGAGGCGGTTTGGCTCAGTCCACCGATTCCGATTGGAACCTTTGCTACAAGAACAATTTATTTCAAGTATAG
- the LOC108487321 gene encoding nuclear transcription factor Y subunit A-7-like → MTSSVHDLYDDNEIGEQQKHSEPHNQSSSPATGLSPSAITTPNIPYTTSQHAVAPATYPYPDPYYRSIFAPYDAQPYPPQPYGGQPMVHLQLMGIQQAGVPLPSGAVEEPVFVNAKQYHGILRRRQSRAKAESENKAIKSRKPYLHESRHLHALRRARGSGGRFLNSKKNESKQNDAASGDKSQSNINLNSNKSEVSSVEGTS, encoded by the exons ATGACTTCCTCTGTGCATGATCTTTATG ATGATAACGAAATTGGTGAACAGCAAAAACACTCAGAACCCCACAACCAGTCGTCATCTCCTGCAACAGGACTTTCTCCCTCTGCCATCACAACCCCAAATATCCCATACACGACATCTCAACATGCTGTG GCACCGGCTACTTACCCTTATCCGGATCCATATTATAGAAGCATATTTGCTCCATATGATGCTCAACCATATCCTCCGCAGCCCTATGGTGGTCAACCTATG GTCCATCTTCAGTTGATGGGTATTCAGCAAGCAGGAGTTCCTTTGCCATCAGGTGCAGTTGAGGAGCCTGTGTTTGTTAATGCAAAACAATATCATGGCATCTTGCGACGTCGACAATCTCGTGCAAAAGCCGAATCAGAGAATAAAGCTATCAAGTCTCGGAAA CCATACTTGCATGAATCCCGTCATTTGCATGCATTGAGACGAGCAAGAGGATCTGGGGGTCGATTTCTCAATTCAAAGAAAAACGAAAGCAAACAGAATGATGCAGCATCAGGTGATAAATCACAGTCCAATATCAATCTGAACTCCAATAAAAGCGAGGTGTCTTCCGTGGAGGGCACATCTTGA
- the LOC108488835 gene encoding ADP-ribosylation factor GTPase-activating protein AGD12-like isoform X1, translating into MVGFKAMNGTMITKTTSVNRRRLRNLLNKSDNRICADCGAPDPKWASSNIGVFICLKCCGVHRSLGTHISKVLSVTLDEWSNEQIDAMSEVGGNSAANAIYEAYIPEGFSKPGPDAGIEERKRFIRSKYELQEFMKSSLRISTGKSSPSFKSIFSSKFMDSFRIKPTDDEDGMVEFIGLLKVTVVKGTNLAIRDMMTSDPYVVLTLGQQTIQTAVIPSNLNPVWDEDLMLSVPNNYGPLKLEVYDHDMFSADDIMGEAQIDIQPLISAAMAYGDPEMFGNMQIGKWLKSDDNALIEDSIINIIDGKVKQDVQLKLQNVECGELHLEVEWLPLDQ; encoded by the exons at GGTTGGTTTCAAAGCAATGAATGGTACAATGATTACAAAGACTACCTCAG TCAATCGTAGAAGACTAAGGAACTTATTGAATAAAAGTGATAATCGCATTTGTGCGGATTGTGGTGCTCCGGATCCAAAATGGGC ATCGTCGAATATTGGAgtgtttatatgcttgaaatgttgCGGTGTTCATAGAAGCCTTGGCACACATATCTCCAAG GTTTTATCAGTGACATTAGATGAATGGTCCAATGAACAAATTGATGCGATGTCTGAAGTCGGAGGAAATTCGGCTGCTAATGCAATCTACGAGGCCTATATACCCGAAGGTTTTTCAAAGCCGGGTCCAGATGCTGGTATCGAGGAGAGGAAGAGATTCATCAG GTCCAAATACGAGCTTCAGGAATTTATGAAATCCAGCTTGCGGATATCAACAGGGAAGAGTTCTCCTTCTTTTAAATCGATATTTTCTTCGAAATTTATGGATAGTTTTCGAATAAAGCCAACAGATGATGAG GATGGTATGGTAGAATTTATCGGCTTATTGAAGGTCACAGTGGTGAAAGGCACGAATTTAGCCATCCGGGATATGATGACGAGTGATCCGTATGTTGTCTTAACTCTCGGGCAACAG ACTATTCAAACAGCTGTCATTCCGAGCAACTTGAATCCGGTTTGGGATGAGGACCTCATGTTATCCGTCCCGAACAATTACGGGCCTCTGAAATTG GAAGTATATGATCACGACATGTTCTCGGCCGATGACATAATGGGCGAAGCACAGATCGATATCCAACCCTTGATATCAGCTGCAATGGCATATGGAGATCCAGAAATGTTCGGCAACATGCAGATCGGAAAATGGTTGAAATCCGACGACAATGCGCTGATCGAAGATAGCATCATTAACATTATTGATGGCAAGGTGAAACAAGATGTCCAGCTGAAGCTTCAAAATGTTGAATGTGGAGAACTTCATCTAGAAGTAGAATGGCTGCCTCTTGATCAATAA
- the LOC108488835 gene encoding ADP-ribosylation factor GTPase-activating protein AGD12-like isoform X2: MNGTMITKTTSVNRRRLRNLLNKSDNRICADCGAPDPKWASSNIGVFICLKCCGVHRSLGTHISKVLSVTLDEWSNEQIDAMSEVGGNSAANAIYEAYIPEGFSKPGPDAGIEERKRFIRSKYELQEFMKSSLRISTGKSSPSFKSIFSSKFMDSFRIKPTDDEDGMVEFIGLLKVTVVKGTNLAIRDMMTSDPYVVLTLGQQTIQTAVIPSNLNPVWDEDLMLSVPNNYGPLKLEVYDHDMFSADDIMGEAQIDIQPLISAAMAYGDPEMFGNMQIGKWLKSDDNALIEDSIINIIDGKVKQDVQLKLQNVECGELHLEVEWLPLDQ, translated from the exons ATGAATGGTACAATGATTACAAAGACTACCTCAG TCAATCGTAGAAGACTAAGGAACTTATTGAATAAAAGTGATAATCGCATTTGTGCGGATTGTGGTGCTCCGGATCCAAAATGGGC ATCGTCGAATATTGGAgtgtttatatgcttgaaatgttgCGGTGTTCATAGAAGCCTTGGCACACATATCTCCAAG GTTTTATCAGTGACATTAGATGAATGGTCCAATGAACAAATTGATGCGATGTCTGAAGTCGGAGGAAATTCGGCTGCTAATGCAATCTACGAGGCCTATATACCCGAAGGTTTTTCAAAGCCGGGTCCAGATGCTGGTATCGAGGAGAGGAAGAGATTCATCAG GTCCAAATACGAGCTTCAGGAATTTATGAAATCCAGCTTGCGGATATCAACAGGGAAGAGTTCTCCTTCTTTTAAATCGATATTTTCTTCGAAATTTATGGATAGTTTTCGAATAAAGCCAACAGATGATGAG GATGGTATGGTAGAATTTATCGGCTTATTGAAGGTCACAGTGGTGAAAGGCACGAATTTAGCCATCCGGGATATGATGACGAGTGATCCGTATGTTGTCTTAACTCTCGGGCAACAG ACTATTCAAACAGCTGTCATTCCGAGCAACTTGAATCCGGTTTGGGATGAGGACCTCATGTTATCCGTCCCGAACAATTACGGGCCTCTGAAATTG GAAGTATATGATCACGACATGTTCTCGGCCGATGACATAATGGGCGAAGCACAGATCGATATCCAACCCTTGATATCAGCTGCAATGGCATATGGAGATCCAGAAATGTTCGGCAACATGCAGATCGGAAAATGGTTGAAATCCGACGACAATGCGCTGATCGAAGATAGCATCATTAACATTATTGATGGCAAGGTGAAACAAGATGTCCAGCTGAAGCTTCAAAATGTTGAATGTGGAGAACTTCATCTAGAAGTAGAATGGCTGCCTCTTGATCAATAA
- the LOC108488817 gene encoding uncharacterized protein LOC108488817: protein MPYFHTKSNATSMTAFLQLITTVIVLILVQESTARELRPSDHGLEYQSLPPKGLKSPEMMSFFGSTSKSSSTSSSSTPSVVALPKATNSNDTSWWRSVANNQRGNDHVRHVLLLGSLICGVAGVALLAASAFIYVIKIKSFSPSTNSTKNNNNSLVVISK, encoded by the coding sequence ATGCCTTATTTCCACACAAAAAGCAACGCCACTTCAATGACGGCGTTTCTACAGTTGATCACCACCGTCATCGTCCTCATTCTCGTTCAAGAATCAACGGCCAGGGAGCTACGCCCCTCAGATCACGGTCTAGAGTACCAAAGCCTACCACCGAAGGGTCTCAAGTCGCCGGAAATGATGTCTTTCTTCGGATCAACTTCAAAGTCTTCCTCCACTTCATCATCGTCGACGCCGTCGGTAGTGGCGTTGCCAAAGGCCACGAATTCCAACGACACCTCATGGTGGCGGAGTGTGGCCAATAACCAGAGGGGAAACGATCACGTGAGGCACGTGCTGCTGTTAGGGAGCTTGATTTGCGGCGTCGCAGGTGTGGCTTTGTTGGCTGCTTCCGCTTTTATTTATGTGATTAAGATTAAATCATTTTCCCCTTCCACTAATTCAACTAAGAACAACAATAATAGTTTGGTCGTAATTAGCAAATAA